CCAAGATCTCCGGTGTGTGGCCTATGGGGAACTCTGTCGATGATCCAGGCCTAGTCTGAGCTCTAAGGCTGGACTTTATGTGCTCCAAACCTTATTTATGGACCAACATCCTTCCCATTTATTtattccccccactcccccaacaCTCACATACTCTATTTATACTTCAGGGAGTGGTTTTGTACTTTTTCTAcattttgttgaataaataaaatcatttacAATAAAATTGAAGGCCTATATGTGGTTGTGTAGCTTTGAGTGAATATGATGGGGGGTTTGTGTAATtgtgggtctgtgtgtgtgtagttgtgGGTATGTGTATGGCTGTGAGCAGGTGGGATtgtgggtctgtgtgtgtgtagttgtgGGTATGTGTATGGCTGTGAGTAGGTGGTATTTtgggtctctgtgtgtgtatagttgTGGGTCTGTGAGCAAGTGGGATTGTGGGTCTGTGTGGGTGTAACTGTGAGTCTGTGTAGGCTTGTGAGCAGGTAGGATTGTGGATTTGTGAATGCAATTGTGGGTTTATGTATATGGTTGTAGGTCTGTGTATGGCTGTGAGCGGGTGGGATTGTGGATCTCTGCGTGTGTAGTTGTGAGTCTGTAGTGTGGCTGCACCTAAGTGGGACTGTGGGAATGTGCGTCTGTGTGTGGTGGCCTGCATTTCAATGTGGGTGCCTTGCTGAGACAGGGGTACAATCTGGGTCTTCTTTGGCTTTGCTTGTGAGCCTCTGGGAAGAAACCACCTGGGCTTGAAGATTAGATTACAGATAATAGGGTGTCGGGTCAATCAATACTGTCTGACCTTGAGTGGGGACCCAGGGGCTTGGCACAAGTGATGGATACCCAGGAGGAGGTGCTTAAAGGAGTCAGCTGGGTGCTGGGATCGTCAGGCCCAGGCAGGAAGGGTCAAGTTAAAATCCCAGGTGCACTGTCCGTTCCTTATCTCTTTGTGGCCagattcttcccttcccacaatcTCTGTGCCCAAGGCCCTTATAAGGAGTTCGGGGGAGTGCTGGCGATAGGTGCTTGTCTGCCTTCGACTATGGCCCTATTGCTTATGCTGTCGCTCCTCCTGCTGGCCCTAGTGGGGGCCCTGCCAGGCGCCTGGGCTGCATGTCCGGCGGCGGCAGACCTGAAGCCTGCCGACCGGCCTCGCGTGTGCGCCCGCCTCTACGAGAAAAGCGACGCCTACTACGAGAATTGCTGTGCCGGCGCCGAGCTGAGCCTGGAGCCCGGAGCCGACCTGCCCTACCTGCCATCGGGCTGGTACCACAGCGCCTCCTCCCTGGTGGTGGGGACCCGCTGTGAGCTCACTGTCTGGTACCGCAGGGGCAAGGGAGGGAAGACCCGCAAGTTCTCGGCCGGAGCCCACCCTCGGCTAGCAGAGTATCGCCGCGGGATATTTGGAGATTGGAACAACGCCATAGGCGCTCTCTACTGCAAGTGTAACTAAGCCGGCTAGGGGGCTCCCCGCGaggacccctcccccacccagagcAAGCCTTGCCCCCGACCCCATGGTCTTCTCATTGACACCTGCGACTGCTGACCGGCCAAATGCCCGGATGAGCACCTGGCCCTAGCTTTGGTGCCCCAACTGCAGAGACCCAGGAGACTGAGCTCCTGGCCAGAACACTACCTCCTGGAGCCCTAGACCCCAACTGGAAGCCCCAGTTCAGCCTCTTAGCTTTCTAGGGCCAGGGGAGCCCACTGTAAATGGAGTCCCAGTTCCCAGCTGTCACCAGCTGAGGACCCCGATCCCTTCCAAGACTCCCTACTGGGCCCCTTACCCTAGCCCATGTGCCATTGTCTGGACTCCTCCTCACTATACCATAGCTGACCTGGCCTGCTGAAGCTGAACTAAGAGTGAACCAGGAGACCAGGCACTTAGCTTGGACCCAGTCCAGGAAGCCCCCAGCTCACCAgacccttcttctccctcccaccccaaggtCCTTAGCCCCAGCTGCTGCCACTCCCTCAATAAAGAGCCTTTGTGAATATACTCAACACCATGTCTTCTTTTGGGGGGCAGGAATAGGGCTCAGTGTCAAAACTCAGTTGAGATTTGAGAGCTGTGTAGGGCTTGGTCCCCAGGGGATGGTCAAATTCAGGGACCAGAGACAAACAGAATAGGAACAGAGACACAAAACGCAGCACTTTAACACAGGCGTTTTTATAAGGATAGGTGATAAGGAGAGGCATTGGGGAGTCTCAAGGAGGACCCCAAAAGCTCCATAGGAAAAACATTGAGAATATTTCACAAAACATAGCCCAGGGAGATCTCTTGGGAAGGAATTAGTGTCCCTAGGGGATATATTGGGGTGAAGATGAAGGGTCCTTGGGGAATATTGAGGAAATATGGGGTCATATCTGGGGGCCATATTTGGGATGTGAGGGATATTTAGGGAGATATTAGGGGTTCCTGGGAAATATCTGGGAGAGATAAGGGGTTCCTAAGATGACATTTAAGACAATGATTTTGAGAGGAAATGAAGGGTTCCCAGTGAGTTGTTTAGGGGAAATAAATCTCTGGAGGGATTTTCAGGAGATGAGAATACCCAAGAGAGAGATATTAGAACAATGAACAGGTCACTGTCAAGAGACATTTGGGGGAGATGAGATGACCGTCTAtggatttctttttggaaaataaaGGATTCCTTAGAATTGGGGGACCATGTGGGGATCTTTTTTTAGAGAAGATGGCTTCTGGGGGGGCAGAAAAGGCAGGATCCCCAGGGTATATTTGGGAAGATATTTTGGAACTCCCAGGCTATGTTTGGGAGAGATAAATCCCTAGAGAAGAGGAGTGATTCCCAGAGATTTTAGGGGGAGATGAGAAGTCCCTTCTTGGGAGATATTTGAGATGGATTGTTGTTGGTTTTCTGGGAAAATATCTGGGCTAAGATGA
This Trichosurus vulpecula isolate mTriVul1 chromosome 2, mTriVul1.pri, whole genome shotgun sequence DNA region includes the following protein-coding sequences:
- the SYCN gene encoding syncollin — its product is MALLLMLSLLLLALVGALPGAWAACPAAADLKPADRPRVCARLYEKSDAYYENCCAGAELSLEPGADLPYLPSGWYHSASSLVVGTRCELTVWYRRGKGGKTRKFSAGAHPRLAEYRRGIFGDWNNAIGALYCKCN